TTTCAGACTTACCAACACAAGGATGATGGTGATCTTTTTGTAACTGGAAGAGAGACATACTTGTTTGATCTTAAACGTGTACGTGCTGATTTGGGGTTAGATCTTTGGGATTATTCAAAATGGAAGGAGTCAAAGGCAACTGCAGAAACAATGTTGCATCATATGAAAGCTGCAAACTCAATGGCGTTGCTAACAAGTTCGAAGCTTTCTGCACTGAAAGCATTAAAAAGTGTCTTAACTGTTTACGGTGATAATGTAAGTACTCTCTTAGAATTTCTACTTGCTTTCAGTTGCCTTCTCATTGTTAAAAACTTGATCTGTAACTGCTATTTATGGTTGGATATTTTAACGATCATGCAGATGTAAAAGATGTAATGGTTTAAAACATGTTACATCTGATgctaattaaaaacaaatgttgATGTGTAATATTTTACAGAACCTGTAATTTTTGTGTATAAACTATTTCAAACATCTGATTTCTCATTTCAAAGATTTTGGAAGTTGAACAGCATTAGTGACAATTTAGTCTTATGAACACTACGCTATACCTTGTGTCAAAGGTcgtatggatttttttttacgaatatattatttcttttgaaACTAATTCATGTGTGCCTGCTACTGCAGTCGCTGGAGACGAAGAGTACAGCGAGACAAATCCCTGATCAACTTGTTTTTTCGTGCATAGATCACGTATGCCAGAGTTTCCACGACACAGTAGAATCATTAGCTCCAGTACCTGGTGCTTCTGAAGATGTCTTCCACTTCCTTGCGGCTCAAGCAGAATTGCTTCTCTATCTAATGATGTATGCACATAAAAGCCTGCCTCTGTCTGTTTGCATTCTTGTACTAAAAACATCAGGTTCTGGCCTTAAAGCGTTGAGTGATTTCAGAGCATTAGTTACGGGGCCATCAGATATGGGGGTTGACACTGCAGTAAGGCTCTTACTTATGTTGCTTCTCTCGGCGGTGGAGTTCAGTTGTCATAAGTCGCATTTGGTTGGGGCAAGAGATGTAGCTTCTGTCGAAGTTGCGGCTAAAATATCTAATGTGAGTCTTAGTCTACTACCAGTTCTCTGTAACTGTACTGCTACTGTTGAGCACGGAACCCTCTCCCTAACTACTACGGACTTGATACTTAGAAATTTCTTGACTCCCAGCACTTGGCTCCCCATTATACAGAATCACCTCCAGCTTCAGCGCGTGATTCTGAAGCTTCAAGATAAAGATTCTCTTGAATCTGTGCCTGTTATAATGAAGTTCTTTCTGACTCTTGCCCGTGTTAGGCAGGGTGCAGAAATGCTTATTAATTATGGCTTTCTCTCGTCTCTGAGATTCTTGTTCGCTGAATACTTGGATGGTATGTCTTCTTCCGTAACTATTGATAACAGAAATTCCAACTCATCATCTGAGAAACTGGAAAAGCCTCAGCAAATTTGGGGACTTGGTTTGGCAGTCATCACAGCTATGGTTCAGTCGTTAGGAGACAGTTCTGCTTGTTCTGATCTTGTGGAGAATGTAATACCTTACTTCTTTTCAGAGAAAGCCTATATGATTTCTTACTATCTTAGTGCTCCGGATTTCCCATCTAATGATCATGACAAGACCAGACCTCGGGCTCAGCAGAGACAAACTTCTCTTTCTGATCTTAAAGAAACTGAGCACACTCTCATGCTAATGTGTATGCTAGCAAAACATTGGAACTCCTGGGTTAAGTGCATGAAAGAATTGGATTCTCAGTTGAGAGAGAAAAGTATCCATCTTTTAGCTTTTATCAGTCGGGGAACTCAACGGCTTGGAGAACCTTCGACTCTTAGTGCCCCTCTCTTATGTCCTCCTGTCCTTAAAGAGGATTTTGATGGCTGCAAGAAACCCTCATTTATCAACAGTAAAAGCGGATGGTTTGCTCTTTCAGCCCTCAGTTGTGTGTCAAAACCAAAATTCTCGTCCATCCCTACCACATCTACTGCGCTGATTATGAAAACTCAAGCATCTGTAAATGGCAATCACATTTCTCAATCATACTTCTCCGACTCTATTGCCGTACAGATCTACAGAATAACTTTTCTCCTTCTAAAGTTCCTCAGCTTACAAGCTGAGGGTGCTGCTAGAAGGGCAGAAGAGGTTGGCTTTGTTGATCTTGACCATTTTCCTGAGCTTCCAACGCCTGAGATCTTACATGGCTTACAGGTACGATGATAGTTTTTGTTCTTTGACTAGCTTTTTGTTTCATTATGTAAAACATCTGGTCTACCATAACTTGTAAGTTTCGAGTTGAGGTTCCTTTTTAACATGGATGTGTTATTATCTCCGATGTAGGACCAAGCAATTACAATTGTTACGGAGCTGTGTGAGGCTAACAGATCAAACGAGATTCAAATCGAAGTCCAGAGTATCTGTTGCTTACTGGTACAAATAATGGAGATGGCCTTGCACTTGGAACTCTGTGTTCTACAGATATATGGCATAAGACCTGTATTAGGGCGTGTGGAGGATTTTTCAAAGGAAGTTAAACTGTtaataaaaggtaaaactccATTTCTCTGAATACCGccttccatttgcactgaattCGTCGTTTCTTACCAAGTTATTGCACATTCAGTGAGTACTCATTTTTTCTTGTAATGTGTTTTGTAGCGACAAAGAGACACGCTTTCCTCAAACCATCTGTGAAGTCCTTGAAACAGATCGTATCAGTCATTTATCCAGGACTGTTACAGGCCGATGAGTTTCTGTGAGATAATCTTGTGCATATAGGCGAAAACCGAAAACTGTAAGGCTTCGGAAGATAATGTAAAAACTTTGTATCTCTCAGATGAATGGCTTCAGAAATATTCCACATTTTGCTTATAAAATTGTGGGATTTCTTTCGGCCATTCCATTTTGTATGTATTGAATTCCTTTCGAGAAAGATGTGTTGTATGATTGATGGGCAAGATTTTGTTGAATCCGTGGCCATTTATCATTGTCGCGTGCGAATTTTCTGTCCTTCCCTTTTCCAAAAGGTCCTCCCTCCATGCTTGATGGTATGATGGGTGTTTATCATTGTTTTTGGTACTAGTGGGACCTAACATGTATCTTTACCGTGGCATTGCATGTAATTTTGGAAAAGTATTTTTGCGAAGTGTCGCGGTTTCATTGCCTTTCTCTCTTTATTTCTTTCCTCACGTGATTTAGAGTTACCacaaatttaatgaaatttgatTTCAAGGGTAAAATAAGCAAGTTAGTGTTTTAAGTTGTTAGAATGGTGGTGGTGAGCTTGTTATTCAAGGTGTAATAATGGCTAAAAGAAGCAACTTATCTAGAACAAAATGATGGGATTGTTGAAGCAATGCTCGTTATGGGACATGTTGCTTAGTAACTGTCACGTGTTGAGTGTTGGGAGAAGATATGGCCAAGCACTCAACGAAAATTACCATACATGATCACTAGTTCTAGAAGAAATTGGAATAATTTGAAGAGAATCCCCCAACTTTTGTAGAGAAAGTGCCCTCCTCTTTTTGGGAACAATGACCCTATAAAAGCATATTTGACTTGGGATTCATATTTTCCATTGGCATCTCCAATGGTGTAGGTAAATAAAATAGACAAACTATCCTATAATTATTGACGTGGTGAGTTGGCCACTCAATTGCGACATAGAAAAAAGTTTTATCACTTCAATAGAATAGTTAAATTAAGTAGgcaaattttagtttatttcATATTTAACATCTACTTTTAtactttattttatatttttccctCTACATGGAATactttattataaaaaatagtGATGCGGGGCACATTTGCCTATAATGTTGAAAGCAGAGTTCTAAAAaatgctaggcgctagtcgagcACTAGGCGTTAGTCGGGCGATGTGTTAAGGCCTAGCCAAATTAAGTTAGttaattatatattgtataaataagtgcTTCTTTATTcttaataaaatacataattgttttGGGatatataaattgtaaaataaaatgacatttaAATAAagtataaagtattagaacatattaaAAACATGGAAACAAGCATATAATAAGTATTCATCTAactaagtattcaacaagttcttacattttattgaaaagcatcaaatgcaaaataaaagttatcggTTTTCTATTTAAGTGAAAGTTACAACCTAGGCAGGTCTAGGCGGGCGTGTAGGCTGACTAGCGGATGCATAAGCGTGTATAagcatcattttttaattttcaaacggtTATGAATTAATTGGGATTGTAGTCAACCGCCTAGACGGTACTATGCAGAGGCTTTTAGAACATTGGTTGAAAGTAGTGAAAATTGCCTACTTTGTGACTTGTGAGTACAGGCAAAATTTGCATGCGAAATTGACTACATCATTGGAGCAGGTTTTTACCTACGTGATTGTGGCTTATCAAAATAGATTTGACTATCTATTTGCCTACTCCATTGAGAACCGACTAATCTTTAATTTaatctgattgtttttttttttattgaaataaaaataacattaaataCGAATTAAAATGTTTAAATCATTGGACCAACCACATTTTCACGGTTGGTGGTTCCATGCTCCATGGATATACATTaatttatcccttctttttttttgggcgCATAAAGATTGGCCCCCCGATCCGTAATTTCAGATCTTTTGGCTTCACATATTTGTTGGCATCTTATTAACCCTCGTGACATCTCCACCGTTGGATCTGCTCCAGATGAGGGTCGGTAAAACCGGTCAAAATTGTCAGTGTTTCACTTTTTGATTGAAGAGCATGTGTGCCACGTGTGCCTCAGCAACATGACCAACCGGCCCTCTTCCAAACGGCGTCGTTTCTCTCCTGAGATGTCGACGAACCCTTATCCGGATAATGACAAGAGCATATACCTACTTCAGTAACTTCACTCGGCCACGGGTCCCCATAACTTAACCACGGTTAAAACCCCGACCCAACCACGGTTAACCCATCCCCTTTCGGATTCTCTCCACGTGTTCCCATCCAACGGCTGAAAAAGGCTTGCCCTGGATATCCATCGCAGAAGCCCTTTTATAAACCCCCTCGTCCTCGTGACCTCGTCCACGCATCACAAACCCTAATCGTACTCTCTTACCCCAAATCACTCCTCTCCAACGAACCAATCAAACCCTAGCAATGGCAAATCCTAAGGTTTTCTTTGACATGACGATCGGAGGCCAGCCGGCCGGCCGCATCGTGATGGAGCTCTACGCCGACACCACCCCCCGCACCGCTGAGAACTTCAGGGCTCTCTGCACTGGCGAGAAGGGCGTCGGCCGCTCCGGCAAGCCCCTCCACTACAAGGGATCCGCCTTCCACCGCGTGATCCCCGGTTTCATGTGCCAGGGAGGTGATTTCACTGCCGGAAACGGCACCGGAGGCGAGTCGATCTACGGCGCCAAGTTCGCGGACGAGAACTTCAACAAGAAGCACACCGGACCCGGAATCTTGTCCATGGCCAACGCCGGTCCCGGAACTAACGGATCTCAGTTCTTCATCTGCACCGCCAAGACCGAGTGGCTCGACGGCAAGCACGTGGTGTTCGGGCAGGTGGTCGAGGGGCTCGACGTGGTGAAGAACATCGAGAAGGTGGGGTCTGGACAGGGAAGGACCTCGAAGCCGGTGGTGGTCGCCGACTGTGGCCAGCTCTCCTAGACGATGCCGTTTCGGCAGCTCATCTGTGGATGATGGAAACGTCGTCGTTCTATGTCTTTGTTCTTATGAGTCTTTAAATTTGGGTACTAATTAGGTGGCGTCATATTAGGGTTTGGGTTATGGACCTTATTATGGTTTAATTATCTGATTTTCCGTCTAATGCTCTTCCGGTGGTTTCTCATCTGAGACTCTTTATTCTCTGTCGAACTGAGCTATTATCGTTAAATAAATTAGGCTTTTTCTCAGTTATTTtatccacttttttttttccagcgctttatattataatattaattatgcTTGCTTATTGCTTGTGATTTAATTATGCAGTTTAATTATGTTTAATTGTTAGTTGTTGAACCGTTTGCTTTTAGGATAATTTTAAAGAGACCgaaattataaaacaaaatttctAAGTCAAAACGATTGGAGGACGGTTGTTGCTCTAGTGATTATTTTgtaggaattttaacgaaaagtattcggtactatttattttaacgaaaaattatatttttacattaaaaagttaattttggtattatttattttactctttattttgtccttatcattaaaactcaaagttttcaagtctttttcattagtttttcttattttctattggtgatataatttgtaaatttagtatAAAAAGTAGGTATTTTAGCATGATATGTTTGGTATCTAAATATGGTCAAATTTATGAATTTAGgattgttgagcatattcataAACTTTTAGTGGAAAAAAGTTGGAGAAGGACTTGTATGTAAATGGGCCCTGATATGGCGAGTGGCGAGTTTAATAATGTAATGTGACATTGTTATAAGTATGTTTTTCCACGTAGTCTGTAATCAGATTGGGACTTTAGAAATTTATGTACTCGTTGGATGTAAATTGATTTTATCTTTTTAAAATGCAAAGGCAGAGGTAAGAATGCGGGGATTGGAGGATGGCAGATATTTGATGATGCAGATCATTTGAACATGTGATATAAATTATGTACTTTTTTTGTCAGCTTTGTGTGTGGTCCATCCAATGCTATAAtctatatttatatgtttttgtttttagctATAGGAGGTCCGAATttaaagataattttttttcttcttaaaaagtaaattaaaaaatagatatatgtagatataaaactaaaagaaataCACATATGTAGTGGACAAGCTCAATAACCCAAGAAAAATTTTTGGTCTAAATTTGCCCGAAAATGAATTTTggattaaaactcatatttgatcCAAGAGTTAAAACAAGTTGGAATAgatttagaacctaaaatttgagttttagtcGAAACTCTAATACTATTGGATTTGAATTGTGGCACATAAAAGTCCTTTAGTGATTCTAGAGGCTTTTGGTGAATTTTGTACTTCCCTCAACCCCTTGCTAAATCTAAAAGGTATCGCCACGCACACAATTGAGGTCGTTTTACAGGAGGCCTCTTATTTTGTAAGACAACAGACTATTTCCCGGCATTAAGaacataatttcattaatttttgttttttatttttgttgttgtcctTAGGTGTGGTTTTACAAAGGGTTGAATTTGTAActaaaaatagtaaaaattgttgggttttttcttctttcaccaCAAAGAAGCCGTTCGTTTCAACCTGTTAAGAAAGTGGAATGTGTTCCACGTGacctaatacaaaataaatgagatgtttttattgtttcaatttttatttgagATGTCCAATGTATTACTATAGCAGCTATACCACGTtatgcatttttctttttttctttttttttttgggaataaAGATTTGGCTCCTCAAGTAGGATCCTTGATATTCCTCATCTTCTAAACGTCATCTTCAAATCCTCAAGAGTTTTGCACATGTTTGACAATTCCATAAGCTCCAAAACGCCTAGTTCTTGTTCTCCCTCCAATGCAATCCAAAATCAAGTCCAACTCTGTTCCTTCTTGTTCTATTTAATCTCTAATTGTCACTTTACCAAACTGGACCGATACTAAAACGAAAATGacattaaaaaatcataaaaaaggaaaatcaactaattaaataaataaataaataaaatattaaggTTGTAGAAATATGATTCTATCTCATAAGTCCTGAAGTAATTTGATAAGAAACTCCTCTAGTTTAAGCAGCCAATCCGTGCTTAAcatcataaaatataaattgttttactatttttaaaataacacatgatgtaccattTGTGTTACGAGTATAAAGAAAAATTTCTCACCTTTTGTTGACGTGGCACCTTCCAGAAGAGGAAGGACACTCTCGTCTTTCAGTGTGGCCCCACAACAAGTCACGGACCAATGAAATCAGCTCCCGCAACATGGTAAGTAGCACGCGAAGCAGGGGATCATTACTTCCTTCCGCACGGCCACGGAAACTTCCGGCCAGACGACGGAACCTGCGAGTCGGGAGacggagaaagagagagagacaaatTCAGTTTAGCAAAATAAATCAGGAATAATTAGAACTAATTAGAAATTAGAAATCGCGATcagatctctctctcctctcgaGAGCTGAGCTTCACAGGCGTATTGCAATTTgcagagagagcgagagaggagTGAGAAACCAGTTGTTCGACTCTGATTGGCGGGAAATCGAAACCCTAGAAAGAGAGATGGGGGTTTCGGAGAATGCGAAGGGGTTGATACTGGCGATGGCGTCGAGTGCTTTCATCGGCGCGAGCTTCATCCTGAAAAAGAAGGGTCTCAAGCGCGCCGGGGCCGCCGGCACCCGAGCAGGTcagttttatatgaattttagTCTCAGATATTGAGAATTTGGAGTAAATTGCAAATGTTTAATCAAAGattcaatttttgaaaataattagTGATGTGTTGATTGAAAATTTGGAGTAATTTACAAAGATTTAATCAAAATTTGTTATGGTGCTCCCTTTGATTTGTTTGAGTTGGGTAGGAGTTGGTGGATATACATACTTATTAGAACCACTCTGGTGGGCTGGCATGATCACTAGTAAGTGTAGctccctctctcttttttctgCAGAAAATTTTACTGATCTCATAACTATATATGATCATGAGTTACTGAAATTATAttcggttttcgattttttcaAATGGGTAGTGATTGTTGGGGAAGTTGCCAATTTCGTGGCCTATGTATATGCTCCGGCAGTTCTTGTAACCCCACTTGGTGCACTGAGTATAATTGTCAGGTAAATGCACTTGTAGACGCTGAGTTCATCGCTGTGTTGATTATTGTTTTGAAAGTTTTTGTTACCGACTTACGTGTTTGTTGGATTTGTCTAGTGCTGTTTTGGCTCACTTCTTGTTGAAGGAACGAATAACGAAAATGGGTATCGTGGGATGTGTTACCTGCATCATGGGATCAGTCGTGATCGTGATCCATGCACCTCAGGAACATACTCTAAATTCTGTAGAGGAAATCTGGGTCCTGGCTACCCAAACAGGTTCGTGACCCCAtatctcttccttttctttttcaatgcTACTTGTCGTAAAACCTCCATTGACTTGTAAGTTGTAATTAACTTTTTGTGTTTTCCTTTTCTACACAGCCTTTCTGGTTTATGTTGTAGCTACAATTTCCCTAGTGTTAGTTTTGGTCTTGCATTTTGAACCACAATATGGGCAAACGAATATACTAGTCTACTTGGGAATCTGTTCCTTGATGGGTTCACTTACGGTAACTATCCTTTTCTTGTTTGCCAAGCACGTATAGTCATTTTGTTCTTATGTGCTCAAATATTGTTAGGCTTGGCTGTGTACCTCTGTTGTGCT
This genomic interval from Malus domestica chromosome 05, GDT2T_hap1 contains the following:
- the LOC103420051 gene encoding probable magnesium transporter NIPA6 isoform X4; its protein translation is MGVSENAKGLILAMASSAFIGASFILKKKGLKRAGAAGTRAGVGGYTYLLEPLWWAGMITMIVGEVANFVAYVYAPAVLVTPLGALSIIVSAVLAHFLLKERITKMGIVGCVTCIMGSVVIVIHAPQEHTLNSVEEIWVLATQTAFLVYVVATISLVLVLVLHFEPQYGQTNILVYLGICSLMGSLTVVSIKAIGIAIKLTLEGVSQIAYPQTWFFLTVAIICVVTQLNYLNKALDTFNAAIVAPVYYVMFTTLTIIASVIMFKDWSGQNVSSIASEISGFITVLSGTIILHATRDQEPSAPQPQGTVTWYIRGDSVKSSEDERLLTLQNSDYPEP
- the LOC103420052 gene encoding peptidyl-prolyl cis-trans isomerase 1, whose translation is MANPKVFFDMTIGGQPAGRIVMELYADTTPRTAENFRALCTGEKGVGRSGKPLHYKGSAFHRVIPGFMCQGGDFTAGNGTGGESIYGAKFADENFNKKHTGPGILSMANAGPGTNGSQFFICTAKTEWLDGKHVVFGQVVEGLDVVKNIEKVGSGQGRTSKPVVVADCGQLS
- the LOC103420051 gene encoding probable magnesium transporter NIPA6 isoform X1; amino-acid sequence: MGVSENAKGLILAMASSAFIGASFILKKKGLKRAGAAGTRAGVGGYTYLLEPLWWAGMITMIVGEVANFVAYVYAPAVLVTPLGALSIIVSAVLAHFLLKERITKMGIVGCVTCIMGSVVIVIHAPQEHTLNSVEEIWVLATQTAFLVYVVATISLVLVLVLHFEPQYGQTNILVYLGICSLMGSLTAWLCTSVVLLQVVSIKAIGIAIKLTLEGVSQIAYPQTWFFLTVAIICVVTQLNYLNKALDTFNAAIVAPVYYVMFTTLTIIASVIMFKDWSGQNVSSIASEISGFITVLSGTIILHATRDQEPSAPQPQAGTVTWYIRGDSVKSSEDERLLTLQNSDYPEP
- the LOC103420051 gene encoding probable magnesium transporter NIPA6 isoform X2, translated to MGVSENAKGLILAMASSAFIGASFILKKKGLKRAGAAGTRAGVGGYTYLLEPLWWAGMITMIVGEVANFVAYVYAPAVLVTPLGALSIIVSAVLAHFLLKERITKMGIVGCVTCIMGSVVIVIHAPQEHTLNSVEEIWVLATQTAFLVYVVATISLVLVLVLHFEPQYGQTNILVYLGICSLMGSLTAWLCTSVVLLQVVSIKAIGIAIKLTLEGVSQIAYPQTWFFLTVAIICVVTQLNYLNKALDTFNAAIVAPVYYVMFTTLTIIASVIMFKDWSGQNVSSIASEISGFITVLSGTIILHATRDQEPSAPQPQGTVTWYIRGDSVKSSEDERLLTLQNSDYPEP
- the LOC103420051 gene encoding probable magnesium transporter NIPA6 isoform X3; protein product: MGVSENAKGLILAMASSAFIGASFILKKKGLKRAGAAGTRAGVGGYTYLLEPLWWAGMITMIVGEVANFVAYVYAPAVLVTPLGALSIIVSAVLAHFLLKERITKMGIVGCVTCIMGSVVIVIHAPQEHTLNSVEEIWVLATQTAFLVYVVATISLVLVLVLHFEPQYGQTNILVYLGICSLMGSLTVVSIKAIGIAIKLTLEGVSQIAYPQTWFFLTVAIICVVTQLNYLNKALDTFNAAIVAPVYYVMFTTLTIIASVIMFKDWSGQNVSSIASEISGFITVLSGTIILHATRDQEPSAPQPQAGTVTWYIRGDSVKSSEDERLLTLQNSDYPEP